One region of Esox lucius isolate fEsoLuc1 chromosome 17, fEsoLuc1.pri, whole genome shotgun sequence genomic DNA includes:
- the rhobtb3 gene encoding rho-related BTB domain-containing protein 3 isoform X2: MGQGQLQGGLLWSYLGHGAVAGGPDESSLSNPAFMEYTSRVFGDVTVVVQDCPSWDLLDSDWASVRSVLEQADILVIKYSVNDKLAFQQVRNGYAPRLRPLLRHWGVPVILVAVGARLNDEGPPCTCPLCASDWSSCVPHSEGLQLSRDLGATYLELPSLNHVFVGRYFGSVLEYFMIQCLKQKAKERPEKRRGYKLNEPRPPHLEQPARLPPIRVEESSFSQDLQWLLERGVQFADVAFYSGDSGKELGWGHAAVLCAVSPYFRQLLLGPKARERPVSRCACRGDGGPPSLLSTWDGGLGMEDGSRPDGHLTGRLSRLVVKDPLLCLCLWETLMFLYRGAWEWEHLQEAVGEKLKNSLAVVQLMDRIRSFLGRDKLPRDTPNARAAQLGPQSLVNLFNSPLYSDVIFMVQGSVLPAHRAVLVARCDVMAAMFSGKYAEARSRVVPIHGVSSDTFLSFLEYLYTDTCCPASVLQAMAVLVCAEMYQVKRLQHLCEVCVCAYLQSMPSRELASTGISVIRLLRRAKCHNAEQLYVWLLHFIANNYLIFSHKPDFLELSEEEREQVERLRWPSRGYLQELSEYQQRRRKLKKSRCLVM, translated from the exons ATGGGTCAGGGCCAACTCCAGGGGGGCCTGCTGTGGAGCTACTTGGGTCATGGCGCCGTGGCTGGAGGGCCTGATGAGAGCAGCCTGTCCAACCCGGCATTTATGGAGTACACGTCCCGCGTGTTCGGAGATGTCACTGTGGTGGTGCAGGACTGCCCCagctgg gatctGCTGGACAGTGACTGGGCCAGTGTGCGGAGTGTTCTGGAGCAGGCTGACATACTGGTCATCAAGTATTCGGTCAACGACAAGCTGGCCTTCCAGCAGGTGCGCAACGGATACGCCCCCAGACTCCGCCCCCTGCTACGTCACTGGGGTGTTCCCGTCATTCTCGTGGCCGTGGGGGCTCGTCTGAACG ACGAGGGCCCCCCCTGCACGTGCCCCCTGTGTGCGTCTGACTGGAGCAGCTGTGTGCCCCACAGTGAGGGCCTGCAGCTCTCCAGGGACCTTGGGGCCACTTACCTGGAGCTGCCCTCGCTCAACCACGTGTTTGTGGGGCGCTACTTCGGCAGCGTG CTGGAGTACTTTATGATTCAGTGTTTGAAGCAGAAGGCCAAAGAGCGTCCTGAAAAAAGGCGGGGCTACAAGCTGAACGAGCCTCGCCCCCCTCATTTAGAACAGCCAG CCCGCCTTCCCCCCATCCGAGTGGAGGAGTCCAGCTTCTCTCAGGACCTGCAGTGGCTTCTGGAGCGCGGAGTCCAGTTCGCCGACGTGGCCTTCTACTCCGGGGACTCCGGGAAGGAGCTGGGCTGGGGACATGCCGCCGTGCTCTGCGCCGTCAGTCCCTACTTCAGACAGCTGCTGCTGGGCCCCAAGGCCAGGGAGAGGCCCGTCTCGCGCTGCGCCTGCCGGGGCGATGGAGGCCCCCCGTCGCTGCTCTCCACCTGGGACGGGGGCCTCGGCATGGAGGATGGGTCCCGGCCCGACGGGCACCTGACCGGACGACTGTCCCGCTTGGTGGTGAAGGACCCTCtgctgtgcctgtgtctgtgggAGACACTCATGTTCCTTTACAGAG GGGCGTGGGAGTGGGAGCACCTCCAGGAGGCCGTGGGGGAGAAGCTGAAGAACTCTCTGGCCGTGGTTCAACTCATGGACCGAATCCGCTCCTTCCTGGGCAGAGACAAG ctcccCAGGGACACACCCAATGCCCGTGCTGCCCAGCTTGGTCCTCAGTCTTTGGTCAACCTCTTTAACTCTCCTCTGTACTCTGATGTCATCTTCATGGTGCAAG GGAGTGTGTTACCAGCTCACAGAGCGGTCCTGGTGGCTCGCTGCGATGTCATGGCGGCCATGTTCAGTGGGAAATACGCAGAGGCACGGAGTCGTGTGGTGCCGATCCACGGCGTCTCCTCCGACACCTTCCTCTCCTTCCTGGAGTACCTTTACACTGACACCTGCTGTCCCG CCAGTGTGTTGCAGGCCATGGCCGTGCTCGTCTGCGCCGAGATGTACCAGGTGAAGCGGCTGCAGCACCTGTGCGAGGTGTGCGTGTGCGCCTACCTCCAGAGCATGCCCAGCCGTGAGCTGGCGTCCACGGGCATCAGCGTCATCCGCCTACTCCGCAGGGCTAAG TGCCACAATGCAGAGCAGCTGTACGTATGGCTCCTCCACTTCATTGCCAATAACTACTTGATCTTCAGCCACAAGCCCGACTTCCTGGAGCTATCAG AGGAAGAGCGGGAGCAGGTGGAGAGACTACGCTGGCCGTCCAGGGGCTACCTGCAGGAGCTGAGCGAGTATCAGCAGCGCCGACGCAAACTCAAGAAGTCCCGCTGCCTGGTCATGTGA
- the rhobtb3 gene encoding rho-related BTB domain-containing protein 3 isoform X1 yields the protein MSIHIVALGSECPGGVGPGEEAMGQGQLQGGLLWSYLGHGAVAGGPDESSLSNPAFMEYTSRVFGDVTVVVQDCPSWDLLDSDWASVRSVLEQADILVIKYSVNDKLAFQQVRNGYAPRLRPLLRHWGVPVILVAVGARLNDEGPPCTCPLCASDWSSCVPHSEGLQLSRDLGATYLELPSLNHVFVGRYFGSVLEYFMIQCLKQKAKERPEKRRGYKLNEPRPPHLEQPARLPPIRVEESSFSQDLQWLLERGVQFADVAFYSGDSGKELGWGHAAVLCAVSPYFRQLLLGPKARERPVSRCACRGDGGPPSLLSTWDGGLGMEDGSRPDGHLTGRLSRLVVKDPLLCLCLWETLMFLYRGAWEWEHLQEAVGEKLKNSLAVVQLMDRIRSFLGRDKLPRDTPNARAAQLGPQSLVNLFNSPLYSDVIFMVQGSVLPAHRAVLVARCDVMAAMFSGKYAEARSRVVPIHGVSSDTFLSFLEYLYTDTCCPASVLQAMAVLVCAEMYQVKRLQHLCEVCVCAYLQSMPSRELASTGISVIRLLRRAKCHNAEQLYVWLLHFIANNYLIFSHKPDFLELSEEEREQVERLRWPSRGYLQELSEYQQRRRKLKKSRCLVM from the exons AT GTCAATTCATATTGTTGCGCTGGGCAGCGAGTGCCCTGGAGGAGTGGGGCCTGGGGAAGAGGCCATGGGTCAGGGCCAACTCCAGGGGGGCCTGCTGTGGAGCTACTTGGGTCATGGCGCCGTGGCTGGAGGGCCTGATGAGAGCAGCCTGTCCAACCCGGCATTTATGGAGTACACGTCCCGCGTGTTCGGAGATGTCACTGTGGTGGTGCAGGACTGCCCCagctgg gatctGCTGGACAGTGACTGGGCCAGTGTGCGGAGTGTTCTGGAGCAGGCTGACATACTGGTCATCAAGTATTCGGTCAACGACAAGCTGGCCTTCCAGCAGGTGCGCAACGGATACGCCCCCAGACTCCGCCCCCTGCTACGTCACTGGGGTGTTCCCGTCATTCTCGTGGCCGTGGGGGCTCGTCTGAACG ACGAGGGCCCCCCCTGCACGTGCCCCCTGTGTGCGTCTGACTGGAGCAGCTGTGTGCCCCACAGTGAGGGCCTGCAGCTCTCCAGGGACCTTGGGGCCACTTACCTGGAGCTGCCCTCGCTCAACCACGTGTTTGTGGGGCGCTACTTCGGCAGCGTG CTGGAGTACTTTATGATTCAGTGTTTGAAGCAGAAGGCCAAAGAGCGTCCTGAAAAAAGGCGGGGCTACAAGCTGAACGAGCCTCGCCCCCCTCATTTAGAACAGCCAG CCCGCCTTCCCCCCATCCGAGTGGAGGAGTCCAGCTTCTCTCAGGACCTGCAGTGGCTTCTGGAGCGCGGAGTCCAGTTCGCCGACGTGGCCTTCTACTCCGGGGACTCCGGGAAGGAGCTGGGCTGGGGACATGCCGCCGTGCTCTGCGCCGTCAGTCCCTACTTCAGACAGCTGCTGCTGGGCCCCAAGGCCAGGGAGAGGCCCGTCTCGCGCTGCGCCTGCCGGGGCGATGGAGGCCCCCCGTCGCTGCTCTCCACCTGGGACGGGGGCCTCGGCATGGAGGATGGGTCCCGGCCCGACGGGCACCTGACCGGACGACTGTCCCGCTTGGTGGTGAAGGACCCTCtgctgtgcctgtgtctgtgggAGACACTCATGTTCCTTTACAGAG GGGCGTGGGAGTGGGAGCACCTCCAGGAGGCCGTGGGGGAGAAGCTGAAGAACTCTCTGGCCGTGGTTCAACTCATGGACCGAATCCGCTCCTTCCTGGGCAGAGACAAG ctcccCAGGGACACACCCAATGCCCGTGCTGCCCAGCTTGGTCCTCAGTCTTTGGTCAACCTCTTTAACTCTCCTCTGTACTCTGATGTCATCTTCATGGTGCAAG GGAGTGTGTTACCAGCTCACAGAGCGGTCCTGGTGGCTCGCTGCGATGTCATGGCGGCCATGTTCAGTGGGAAATACGCAGAGGCACGGAGTCGTGTGGTGCCGATCCACGGCGTCTCCTCCGACACCTTCCTCTCCTTCCTGGAGTACCTTTACACTGACACCTGCTGTCCCG CCAGTGTGTTGCAGGCCATGGCCGTGCTCGTCTGCGCCGAGATGTACCAGGTGAAGCGGCTGCAGCACCTGTGCGAGGTGTGCGTGTGCGCCTACCTCCAGAGCATGCCCAGCCGTGAGCTGGCGTCCACGGGCATCAGCGTCATCCGCCTACTCCGCAGGGCTAAG TGCCACAATGCAGAGCAGCTGTACGTATGGCTCCTCCACTTCATTGCCAATAACTACTTGATCTTCAGCCACAAGCCCGACTTCCTGGAGCTATCAG AGGAAGAGCGGGAGCAGGTGGAGAGACTACGCTGGCCGTCCAGGGGCTACCTGCAGGAGCTGAGCGAGTATCAGCAGCGCCGACGCAAACTCAAGAAGTCCCGCTGCCTGGTCATGTGA
- the rhobtb3 gene encoding rho-related BTB domain-containing protein 3 isoform X3, whose product MSIHIVALGSECPGGVGPGEEAMGQGQLQGGLLWSYLGHGAVAGGPDESSLSNPAFMEYTSRVFGDVTVVVQDCPSWDLLDSDWASVRSVLEQADILVIKYSVNDKLAFQQVRNGYAPRLRPLLRHWGVPVILVAVGARLNDEGPPCTCPLCASDWSSCVPHSEGLQLSRDLGATYLELPSLNHVFVGRYFGSVLEYFMIQCLKQKAKERPEKRRGYKLNEPRPPHLEQPARLPPIRVEESSFSQDLQWLLERGVQFADVAFYSGDSGKELGWGHAAVLCAVSPYFRQLLLGPKARERPVSRCACRGDGGPPSLLSTWDGGLGMEDGSRPDGHLTGRLSRLVVKDPLLCLCLWETLMFLYRGAWEWEHLQEAVGEKLKNSLAVVQLMDRIRSFLGRDKLPRDTPNARAAQLGPQSLVNLFNSPLYSDVIFMVQGSVLPAHRAVLVARCDVMAAMFSGKYAEARSRVVPIHGVSSDTFLSFLEYLYTDTCCPASVLQAMAVLVCAEMYQVKRLQHLCEVCVCAYLQSMPSRELASTGISVIRLLRRAKISSSTAIW is encoded by the exons AT GTCAATTCATATTGTTGCGCTGGGCAGCGAGTGCCCTGGAGGAGTGGGGCCTGGGGAAGAGGCCATGGGTCAGGGCCAACTCCAGGGGGGCCTGCTGTGGAGCTACTTGGGTCATGGCGCCGTGGCTGGAGGGCCTGATGAGAGCAGCCTGTCCAACCCGGCATTTATGGAGTACACGTCCCGCGTGTTCGGAGATGTCACTGTGGTGGTGCAGGACTGCCCCagctgg gatctGCTGGACAGTGACTGGGCCAGTGTGCGGAGTGTTCTGGAGCAGGCTGACATACTGGTCATCAAGTATTCGGTCAACGACAAGCTGGCCTTCCAGCAGGTGCGCAACGGATACGCCCCCAGACTCCGCCCCCTGCTACGTCACTGGGGTGTTCCCGTCATTCTCGTGGCCGTGGGGGCTCGTCTGAACG ACGAGGGCCCCCCCTGCACGTGCCCCCTGTGTGCGTCTGACTGGAGCAGCTGTGTGCCCCACAGTGAGGGCCTGCAGCTCTCCAGGGACCTTGGGGCCACTTACCTGGAGCTGCCCTCGCTCAACCACGTGTTTGTGGGGCGCTACTTCGGCAGCGTG CTGGAGTACTTTATGATTCAGTGTTTGAAGCAGAAGGCCAAAGAGCGTCCTGAAAAAAGGCGGGGCTACAAGCTGAACGAGCCTCGCCCCCCTCATTTAGAACAGCCAG CCCGCCTTCCCCCCATCCGAGTGGAGGAGTCCAGCTTCTCTCAGGACCTGCAGTGGCTTCTGGAGCGCGGAGTCCAGTTCGCCGACGTGGCCTTCTACTCCGGGGACTCCGGGAAGGAGCTGGGCTGGGGACATGCCGCCGTGCTCTGCGCCGTCAGTCCCTACTTCAGACAGCTGCTGCTGGGCCCCAAGGCCAGGGAGAGGCCCGTCTCGCGCTGCGCCTGCCGGGGCGATGGAGGCCCCCCGTCGCTGCTCTCCACCTGGGACGGGGGCCTCGGCATGGAGGATGGGTCCCGGCCCGACGGGCACCTGACCGGACGACTGTCCCGCTTGGTGGTGAAGGACCCTCtgctgtgcctgtgtctgtgggAGACACTCATGTTCCTTTACAGAG GGGCGTGGGAGTGGGAGCACCTCCAGGAGGCCGTGGGGGAGAAGCTGAAGAACTCTCTGGCCGTGGTTCAACTCATGGACCGAATCCGCTCCTTCCTGGGCAGAGACAAG ctcccCAGGGACACACCCAATGCCCGTGCTGCCCAGCTTGGTCCTCAGTCTTTGGTCAACCTCTTTAACTCTCCTCTGTACTCTGATGTCATCTTCATGGTGCAAG GGAGTGTGTTACCAGCTCACAGAGCGGTCCTGGTGGCTCGCTGCGATGTCATGGCGGCCATGTTCAGTGGGAAATACGCAGAGGCACGGAGTCGTGTGGTGCCGATCCACGGCGTCTCCTCCGACACCTTCCTCTCCTTCCTGGAGTACCTTTACACTGACACCTGCTGTCCCG CCAGTGTGTTGCAGGCCATGGCCGTGCTCGTCTGCGCCGAGATGTACCAGGTGAAGCGGCTGCAGCACCTGTGCGAGGTGTGCGTGTGCGCCTACCTCCAGAGCATGCCCAGCCGTGAGCTGGCGTCCACGGGCATCAGCGTCATCCGCCTACTCCGCAGGGCTAAG ATTTCTTCATCCACAGCGATTTGGTGA
- the rhobtb3 gene encoding rho-related BTB domain-containing protein 3 isoform X4, with translation MSIHIVALGSECPGGVGPGEEAMGQGQLQGGLLWSYLGHGAVAGGPDESSLSNPAFMEYTSRVFGDVTVVVQDCPSWDLLDSDWASVRSVLEQADILVIKYSVNDKLAFQQVRNGYAPRLRPLLRHWGVPVILVAVGARLNDEGPPCTCPLCASDWSSCVPHSEGLQLSRDLGATYLELPSLNHVFVGRYFGSVLEYFMIQCLKQKAKERPEKRRGYKLNEPRPPHLEQPARLPPIRVEESSFSQDLQWLLERGVQFADVAFYSGDSGKELGWGHAAVLCAVSPYFRQLLLGPKARERPVSRCACRGDGGPPSLLSTWDGGLGMEDGSRPDGHLTGRLSRLVVKDPLLCLCLWETLMFLYRGAWEWEHLQEAVGEKLKNSLAVVQLMDRIRSFLGRDKLPRDTPNARAAQLGPQSLVNLFNSPLYSDVIFMVQGSDSNLRCSSALGAAAWIPAPWECVTSSQSGPGGSLRCHGGHVQWEIRRGTESCGADPRRLLRHLPLLPGVPLH, from the exons AT GTCAATTCATATTGTTGCGCTGGGCAGCGAGTGCCCTGGAGGAGTGGGGCCTGGGGAAGAGGCCATGGGTCAGGGCCAACTCCAGGGGGGCCTGCTGTGGAGCTACTTGGGTCATGGCGCCGTGGCTGGAGGGCCTGATGAGAGCAGCCTGTCCAACCCGGCATTTATGGAGTACACGTCCCGCGTGTTCGGAGATGTCACTGTGGTGGTGCAGGACTGCCCCagctgg gatctGCTGGACAGTGACTGGGCCAGTGTGCGGAGTGTTCTGGAGCAGGCTGACATACTGGTCATCAAGTATTCGGTCAACGACAAGCTGGCCTTCCAGCAGGTGCGCAACGGATACGCCCCCAGACTCCGCCCCCTGCTACGTCACTGGGGTGTTCCCGTCATTCTCGTGGCCGTGGGGGCTCGTCTGAACG ACGAGGGCCCCCCCTGCACGTGCCCCCTGTGTGCGTCTGACTGGAGCAGCTGTGTGCCCCACAGTGAGGGCCTGCAGCTCTCCAGGGACCTTGGGGCCACTTACCTGGAGCTGCCCTCGCTCAACCACGTGTTTGTGGGGCGCTACTTCGGCAGCGTG CTGGAGTACTTTATGATTCAGTGTTTGAAGCAGAAGGCCAAAGAGCGTCCTGAAAAAAGGCGGGGCTACAAGCTGAACGAGCCTCGCCCCCCTCATTTAGAACAGCCAG CCCGCCTTCCCCCCATCCGAGTGGAGGAGTCCAGCTTCTCTCAGGACCTGCAGTGGCTTCTGGAGCGCGGAGTCCAGTTCGCCGACGTGGCCTTCTACTCCGGGGACTCCGGGAAGGAGCTGGGCTGGGGACATGCCGCCGTGCTCTGCGCCGTCAGTCCCTACTTCAGACAGCTGCTGCTGGGCCCCAAGGCCAGGGAGAGGCCCGTCTCGCGCTGCGCCTGCCGGGGCGATGGAGGCCCCCCGTCGCTGCTCTCCACCTGGGACGGGGGCCTCGGCATGGAGGATGGGTCCCGGCCCGACGGGCACCTGACCGGACGACTGTCCCGCTTGGTGGTGAAGGACCCTCtgctgtgcctgtgtctgtgggAGACACTCATGTTCCTTTACAGAG GGGCGTGGGAGTGGGAGCACCTCCAGGAGGCCGTGGGGGAGAAGCTGAAGAACTCTCTGGCCGTGGTTCAACTCATGGACCGAATCCGCTCCTTCCTGGGCAGAGACAAG ctcccCAGGGACACACCCAATGCCCGTGCTGCCCAGCTTGGTCCTCAGTCTTTGGTCAACCTCTTTAACTCTCCTCTGTACTCTGATGTCATCTTCATGGTGCAAG GGTCGGATTCGAACTTACGCTGCAGCAGTGCATTGGGGGCAGCAGCTTGGATCCCTGCGCCATG GGAGTGTGTTACCAGCTCACAGAGCGGTCCTGGTGGCTCGCTGCGATGTCATGGCGGCCATGTTCAGTGGGAAATACGCAGAGGCACGGAGTCGTGTGGTGCCGATCCACGGCGTCTCCTCCGACACCTTCCTCTCCTTCCTGGAGTACCTTTACACTGA
- the rhobtb3 gene encoding rho-related BTB domain-containing protein 3 isoform X5, whose protein sequence is MSIHIVALGSECPGGVGPGEEAMGQGQLQGGLLWSYLGHGAVAGGPDESSLSNPAFMEYTSRVFGDVTVVVQDCPSWDLLDSDWASVRSVLEQADILVIKYSVNDKLAFQQVRNGYAPRLRPLLRHWGVPVILVAVGARLNDEGPPCTCPLCASDWSSCVPHSEGLQLSRDLGATYLELPSLNHVFVGRYFGSVLEYFMIQCLKQKAKERPEKRRGYKLNEPRPPHLEQPARLPPIRVEESSFSQDLQWLLERGVQFADVAFYSGDSGKELGWGHAAVLCAVSPYFRQLLLGPKARERPVSRCACRGDGGPPSLLSTWDGGLGMEDGSRPDGHLTGRLSRLVVKDPLLCLCLWETLMFLYRGAWEWEHLQEAVGEKLKNSLAVVQLMDRIRSFLGRDKLPRDTPNARAAQLGPQSLVNLFNSPLYSDVIFMVQGSVLPAHRAVLVARCDVMAAMFSGKYAEARSRVVPIHGVSSDTFLSFLEYLYTDTCCPVCCRPWPCSSAPRCTR, encoded by the exons AT GTCAATTCATATTGTTGCGCTGGGCAGCGAGTGCCCTGGAGGAGTGGGGCCTGGGGAAGAGGCCATGGGTCAGGGCCAACTCCAGGGGGGCCTGCTGTGGAGCTACTTGGGTCATGGCGCCGTGGCTGGAGGGCCTGATGAGAGCAGCCTGTCCAACCCGGCATTTATGGAGTACACGTCCCGCGTGTTCGGAGATGTCACTGTGGTGGTGCAGGACTGCCCCagctgg gatctGCTGGACAGTGACTGGGCCAGTGTGCGGAGTGTTCTGGAGCAGGCTGACATACTGGTCATCAAGTATTCGGTCAACGACAAGCTGGCCTTCCAGCAGGTGCGCAACGGATACGCCCCCAGACTCCGCCCCCTGCTACGTCACTGGGGTGTTCCCGTCATTCTCGTGGCCGTGGGGGCTCGTCTGAACG ACGAGGGCCCCCCCTGCACGTGCCCCCTGTGTGCGTCTGACTGGAGCAGCTGTGTGCCCCACAGTGAGGGCCTGCAGCTCTCCAGGGACCTTGGGGCCACTTACCTGGAGCTGCCCTCGCTCAACCACGTGTTTGTGGGGCGCTACTTCGGCAGCGTG CTGGAGTACTTTATGATTCAGTGTTTGAAGCAGAAGGCCAAAGAGCGTCCTGAAAAAAGGCGGGGCTACAAGCTGAACGAGCCTCGCCCCCCTCATTTAGAACAGCCAG CCCGCCTTCCCCCCATCCGAGTGGAGGAGTCCAGCTTCTCTCAGGACCTGCAGTGGCTTCTGGAGCGCGGAGTCCAGTTCGCCGACGTGGCCTTCTACTCCGGGGACTCCGGGAAGGAGCTGGGCTGGGGACATGCCGCCGTGCTCTGCGCCGTCAGTCCCTACTTCAGACAGCTGCTGCTGGGCCCCAAGGCCAGGGAGAGGCCCGTCTCGCGCTGCGCCTGCCGGGGCGATGGAGGCCCCCCGTCGCTGCTCTCCACCTGGGACGGGGGCCTCGGCATGGAGGATGGGTCCCGGCCCGACGGGCACCTGACCGGACGACTGTCCCGCTTGGTGGTGAAGGACCCTCtgctgtgcctgtgtctgtgggAGACACTCATGTTCCTTTACAGAG GGGCGTGGGAGTGGGAGCACCTCCAGGAGGCCGTGGGGGAGAAGCTGAAGAACTCTCTGGCCGTGGTTCAACTCATGGACCGAATCCGCTCCTTCCTGGGCAGAGACAAG ctcccCAGGGACACACCCAATGCCCGTGCTGCCCAGCTTGGTCCTCAGTCTTTGGTCAACCTCTTTAACTCTCCTCTGTACTCTGATGTCATCTTCATGGTGCAAG GGAGTGTGTTACCAGCTCACAGAGCGGTCCTGGTGGCTCGCTGCGATGTCATGGCGGCCATGTTCAGTGGGAAATACGCAGAGGCACGGAGTCGTGTGGTGCCGATCCACGGCGTCTCCTCCGACACCTTCCTCTCCTTCCTGGAGTACCTTTACACTGACACCTGCTGTCCCG TGTGTTGCAGGCCATGGCCGTGCTCGTCTGCGCCGAGATGTACCAGGTGA